AGAGGAGGAAGTATGCCAAACAATCTGATTTctatcccctgctctgccacagacttcccctATGactaagtcacttaatctcttgtACCTCTGCTTCCCTCACCATAAAATGGAGATATTATTTCCCTGTCTTCTAGGGGAATTGTGAGGCTTATTTCGGACAAATGGCAGGATCTACAGAAATACATAGtattattaaaaggaaaaatctcCTTTGCTATTTTCATTTTCATACCACCTTACCTTCAACATGATTCTAGCTTAAGTCCTTATGTGGCCCTCATCAGTAGAATAGCATTCCGATTTTATGAtgacacagagagactaagtgacatgcccaaggtcacacaggaaaactgtggcagagcaaggaactgagTCTGTGACTCCATAGTACAGGGTACTGTCTTAACCACTGGCCAAACCTTCCTCTGGTTCTCTCTTTGATTCTCTGTATCAAACTTTTGCTGCATCATCCCAAGAGCCCACGAACTGCACCTGTGAAGGGGATGTGTTGGGGATTGAAAGGCAAGAGATGGCAGATACACAATTTCCTGCACCCCCTTGCTGGCCTGTTCTATTGGGCGTTAGGGTGCTGAGCTCCTCTTCTACTGATACACATGCAGTAGCAGGACCATGACAATCCTGCACATTAAGCATAGCATCAGAGGGTCATGTTCTGATCCCTATACTCATTTCGGGACATACCTTACTCTACacgtcccaatgaagtcagtcaTCTTTCACCTCTAGTAAAACACACATTCTTAGTACTCTTTCCCTGGTCTTCCCTCTCTCCATTCCTTCTGATTATTAGTTACCACTTGTCACATCTTGTTTTAATTAGACTGCAAAGCCATTGGAGTACCGTGGAGCTCTGAGCCCGCTTGGGTGTCTAAGTGCcatcagaataaataaataaataaataaataaatcttcagGTTGTAAAATGGTCATATGCAGCCACCGCAAGGGGACTGTTTCCCACAGTACGGCACTGCACTGAACTAACGAGTGGGCACATTATGAGCTTTTTGACCTTTCTCTGACTCAGCAAGTATTGCCCTATGCGGAAATCAGGATCCCAGAATGGATGGACCAATATGTCTGAAACATGGCGAATTCTACATCACTTTAACTCCACAAATCATGAAGCGTTACTGTACCTTTGATAGCGACAAAGAGATTTATGTCAAAAGCATAGGGTTCTTCATCGCAGAGGTATGGCAGTGGCTTGGGAACCTAAAGCACATAACAAGCATTACAGCCTGAAGgccaaagggaaagagaaaagtcTAGCACATACCTGGGGACATTTAGTAAGAGCTCTCTTCCCATTCCCTTTGCCTTCATGAATAATTGCCTACCCTACTGCTTCACATACACAATTATGTCACAAATGTTTACACCACCACCGAGGTATTCATTTAAGCAAATGCACTTTTTCTCCTGGCCTCCAAAAGCGCTCTTGATTTTTCACATGGTTGTTAAACCCAAACAAATAAAATTTTAGTGCACCTTTGTCCTGATTTGGCACAGTGTGTGTACTCAAAGTTGGCAGAAGGCTTGCAGTTTCAGACCTGAGAAGAGCGATTTGTAAACTCTCTTCACTGTATTAAGTCTAATTAAATGGCTACATGCCATAGAATCAAATACCCTCAAACTATGGGTAGGCTTGATTCTTGATCAGAACATTTTAGCTAGAGCCCATCATCCCTATCACTTACTGTAAGCACTTGAAGTGTTACCAAATTCTAGAGAGAAGCCTGCCGATTAGCACCGTTTCTAAGCACATATGTTTGAGAGAGATATTCTTCTTGTGCTGCTCACATCTACAGATGGTTTTCTAAGCTATGCAGCCATACTCACCATGactgaaaacctggccccactgaagtcaatgtgcattttccccactggtttcagtggggccaggatgtcaTTCCATATCTTGGAGGCAGGATCAAGccttgaagtcagtagaaaggtGCTGGTACAACCAAGAGTTTCTGTTCTCAGACCCTAGAGACCTTCGTTCTATTTTCACTCAAATCATTTCTAGCGACCCAGCTGTTCTCTTGCTAACCTGGACCGGGTTTGGCAACACAAATGGCATGAGAGCTTCCATAGTAACAACCCATGGAGAGATGGTTGTGCCAAAGCTCTTGCCCAGAAATGGACCCAGTGGAACATATTCCCACTTCTGAATGTCACGAgctaggaaaaaaggaaaaatcaaagaaaCATAATGAAATTTTCAGAGAGTTACACAGACTTCAGGCTAGTGATGGAGTGCCAGATGAGAGCTCTGCACACCAACAGCCAGCACCATCCACAGAACAAGCAATGAAATGCTACCCACTTGCCCAGGGTAGTTCAACCATGACCTAAAGCAGTCATCTGAAGGGCTCAAAAGCACAGTTCGAAGTCCTCTGGGTAGGTCTCGCTTAGGAAGAGCCGCCAAAGTTAGATCAGGGTTCATTAACTCCAACCCATCCAATATTTTTACCCTAGCCTAGACACTGGTTAACATCTTTTACTTCCATTTAACTAGTTAAAATCAATCTTAGGGTCCATCTTGATTAGCTACATTGAGCTACAAAGTGTTCACccgtgtctacactagggaataTGTTGTAATTGTTAACTCTTTTCCCTCTAATCTACAGCTACCCTCTGCTGAGTGCACCAGCTATGGCAATGATTTATGTCACATCCCTGTCAATCAGGAATTAGACCTAAAATCAGCTCATTTCACGTAGACAGCTAGATGACTTCCATTAGGAGTAGCTCTTAGTCATTAGTGacctgagctggatttgaaccaatGCCTGAGAGTTGTAGACTCTATTCTACTCCCACAGCCCTCAGCCCATCAGTGTCGTGAGTAGTTTACATTTccatcatttaaaacaaatacaatatctgtcaatattttaaatatcttgcaacagcAAAAAGCATTCCCCCAGGGAATCAGAGTAACGCTTATTACCACTCCAGTCATTCATAAGGACCATTCCAAAAATGTGCTCATGAGCTGTGTCGACTGGGATAGGCTTCCCAAACTCGTTTCCGGGGCCTACAAAGAACGcctaaaatggaaaagaaaatgctTTAACCAAGTCAAAGTTTTGAAAATAAGAACTTTGTTTACACCAAGACAAATCCCCTGCAGGTAGTGCTACTAAAGAGGAGGGCAGACAAGACAGATAGGGTAGAATGTGATTTTACTTGCTTTCCGCATTAACTTTAATTGGAATCTCCTTGTGCAGATGAAACAAGTTACagttttttcctttccccatgtGAGAGAGCAGGGTTGAATCACCTGAATAGTAGTGAGCTGATAAGACTCAGTTTTCTGGGGAGGAgggattgctcagtggtttgagcattggcctgctaaacccagggttgtgagttcaatccttgagggggccatttgcgatcggggcaaaaattggggattggtcctgctctgagcaggggggttggactagatgacctcctgaggtcccttccaaccctggtattccaTGATTAAACTCAGGGCCTGAATTTGCCAAAAGGCACTCTCATCTAAACTGCAGCTCCCACATGCACAGAGCTATAGCTAGTGCACTAAGAAATATGATCTAGTCTCCCTATGCAGAGGTTCTAATTTCCTGTAACAGAACCTTACGCAGCGAACTCTATGCTTCCCGTTTGCCCAACCAAGGGAATCTTCCCTTCTTCTCTCCATCCCACTCTGCTTAGACCTTTGCAGCTACAGCGATCAACTTAGAGACTGGCTAAGGGGCATGCCATGGGCTAACAGAAAATGAATATACTGGGTATTTCTTACAAGAGTCTCACTAAAATACACCGTCCCTACCAGTCCCCAATATGCAGCCACTGCCTTTCACACCCCTTGCACTGGAATGATACTGAAGAGAAGTTAACCTAGAATTGCTTTCTTTCCCATGCAACTCTTAGGCATGGAATTCTCCCCTTTGAAGCAAGTTCTACAGCAGGCAATATACCACCCAGATGGAGGTGCTATAAGAATGGTACCTGTATATAACCTATGTCATGTTACGTTTTCATAACAGgctcagctttttactcttttattaaAGGGAAAGAGATGTAATATAATAAATACATCCTACCATTTCTAACTCAATGTCCAAAAGTTTGCAAGCACCGAACACTGGAGGTTTAGCTGTGAATTAAACAGACAGAAAGGTGCATTATGAAGctcaaaacaaacaagcaaagaaGCTAGAAAAGACAAGATGCAGCCAAACATATTCCAATGCCATGCTGCTCGCTAAGGAGAACAGTGCATTTCCATGGCATGACCACGAACTCACCATCGTCAGGTTGCATCTGCCCTACTGGTCTTTGAATTGGTGTTCCAGACACCACAACTGAAGATGCACGGCCATGGTAACCAACGGGTAAGTGCAACCTTGTTAAAGCAAAGCATTGATTGTGTGTTAAATGCTGTATTACAATCACTAGAACCATACACTGTGGAagctcaaagcactctacagtAAGTTACTAAGTTTCACTGTCTAACCACTTTAGAATACGTTTGTCCTCTGAATGGTGCCACCTTTTTAGGCATCCATATTTATTTACTGACACTCAGTCATTGGTTTCTTGCTATATGAGAAGAACCAGCTTTCAGATTAAACTGTCTCTGAATCAAGGAGCTGCAACTGACTCCTTGCAGTCACTCCTTTCTGCTACAACTAAGCACAGCTCAGACATAGCGGAGAATGGAGACGTGAAGTTTCAGACActgtgggacagatcctcagctggtatacatCGTTGTAGCCATAGCAGAGTTATATGTACACTAGCTAGAAATCTGTCCTTGGGGGATTATTTTCCTGGAAGGTTACAGAGACCTTTGCAAAACATGTAAAACATGACATGTGAGAAAAAAAATAACTGAACTACGAACCAGTTAGGCATcaaagcattctccttccctctgaACATGATCCCAACATTTGTAGCATGTTGCCTTGAAGAATAGAAGTCAGTGTAGTCTcctgggaaaaagaaaagcacaaaatataGATCAACTGTATGAAAACCCTTATCTGGTAGGGTGAAGGGGCATAAACGTTCCACATTCTGTTACCCTGAaaaggatggggaaggggagagagaagtaGAGGAGTTTGGAAACATGTAGTCACAAGACTGTAGTAATCATACAGATGATCTATAAGAGGGGATGGTTGCCAGCTGCACATGGAGGATAACGCAGCGCAAAACTGGTTACACACTGCAAAactgtttactttttttaaaacttgcagTGAAGAGTGGCAAGAAAAAACACCATTTCAAACCATTAGCTACAAATATATGAACAAGCCATGTGCTTTGTACAGTTTAACCATTTTCTATTGTCATTTTCATTTTGCTGATGCCATTGAGAATGCAATACTGCTAACAGAGGAAAGGATTTTGTAAACAGTGCATTTACTGCCCCCTAGTGCCCTTTTTGGGAAATGGTTTGACTCACATTTCAATTACCTTGGTAGCCCTAATGGAACTCAAAATGTATGCAGTGGGAATGAAAAATATCAAAGATTATAAgagacttttttccccttcctagcTCCACCCTTAACTTGCTGAGCCCACACATGGTTTCAGGTTCCCAGTCTAGCACCAGTTCCAAAGTTATTGACAGaaacagtgttgccaattcttgtgATTTTAATCACACGTCTCGTGCTATTTTGTTACAGCTCCAGCAGTcaggtgattatgtgagaatcacagctttcatttaaagaaaaaaaaaggctgcccttatagttgcagagaaaagcttaaaattTGACCCACATGTACcataaaggctcaaaacccagaaggcgaataatattttatttatttttaactctcACGATTGCTGGTGCCTGACCTGTTTGAACATTTGGGTTTGGTAGTACTGCAGAAGAACTTGCAGGCCACAGTGGCAGAGATAATTTTTGAAATTCAACTGGTCACAGGTTAGAAATAAGGCTGATTTCACCCAGTCTCCCTTCCTTGGTTTGTATTTATCAGCTCTGTTAAAATCAGCCTCGATCCcccataaaaacacacacactcatacagGTCTTGACTTTTCCTTCACCTGAAGGTCATAATATatgtgctcagataccatagtgaccGACAACCCTATAGAAATACGTGGAAATGGTTGCTCTGGTGCTTTCCAGAATTGTCAGACGTAATAATTTAACCTAACGAGAGTTACAAGTCCCCCAGGCACCCAGCCTCCATAAACCCAGGACCTGCAGGAGTCATCTTGCAACATCAATGCAAAATTCAGCCCAGTGCTCACCCTTGGGGCAAGCACGACACTGCTCTGCTAGGGAGGATCTAAATGGCACAACTGAGCCTGAAGTTATTTGTAGTTACATGACACAGTGTTCTGAAATCAAGATAATCATCTGCCTAAAGAAAAGGGCTTTGAGCCAGTGGGGTCATACGGGCCTTTGGAGACATAGTTCTGACTTCAGGGATTAGGGGGACCAAGGAACCTTGATTTGATTAAGTTAGTAAAAGTTGCTTACATCGGTGTTAAAATACAGCACACACGTTTTATTTGTGACATCAGTAATATCTGCAATTAATCCGTAATATCTACTTTACACCCATTCCTTGTCACAGCCACAGTCTGACCATCCTGTAAATTTGGGGCATGTGGGAGTCTCAGTGGCTACAAGCAAATCGTGTAGGTTTCAATTCACGAGACTTACCGATTTTAGCTGGAAGGTGCATTATAGTAGAGGCCTGAGGTACAAATGctctaaaaatacaaaacaaagatTACAACTCTCAAAAAAGCCGGTGTCACCCTGGGCTGGCTTAGAGGAAGTTCAGTCTCTTTTTGCACTAACTTCGTTCTGGCATCTGCTTTGAAAAATCTTGCCTTGCCGCAATTCTGTGCTAGCTCATGGTGTATAAAGTAAGCGCACAGAGGGTACAGGCTGCTATTGCACTGAAGTGGTTAACTGATTCTACAAGCTCCTGTGAGGAAATGTACAATAGTGCACAGGAAGGGTTGCATGCTTGGAAGACCTCACTCTTTTCCTACAGCAGCACATGGGAGGAAATGCATCCACTGAGATGCACTGGAAGGTGAGTATAGATGTGTCCTCACTGCACTCTACTGGATGGAAGGTGTGATCTCAAGTGTTTTAGTTTCAGTTGCCCTCCTGCAGGAGGCCTACAAAGACACTAACAGCCTGTATACTACTGACAGCAGTAAAGCTCAAAAGGTCTCCCCTTAGCACAGGTGTTAAGACACCCTTGTTTTCTGACCTCACAAGTGCTAAACCCTTCAGGCCTCTTgggatacgtctacactgcaataaaacacccgcagctgactcaggctcgcggggctcaggctgtgatTGGGTataaaattacagtgtagatgtttgggcttgggctggtgcCCAGGCTCTGGGAACCTGAGGATTAactctgcaattttatagccccccCATCCCGAGTCAACTGACATGGGCCAgtcacaggtgttttattgcagtgtgtagacatacccagactTTCATGCTGCATGCATGGAATTTATGGGACCAAGGCTGCTGGCCTCATGTATGGGCGACCGCCCTCCACCTCTACCCCTCACAGCCAGCCCAAGGCCCCTTAAACCCCCAAGCGCTAGGCCCAGGGGGAGGGTAAGGGTTGGAGGCACCCTGGCCGGGGGCTCCTGTGGTGCACCAGGCTCCACTTGCTAGTCctggcaggaaggggagggacagtacttcctcctcctctgcactGACCATTCCCAGGGCTGAGTCAGACTcacctctgggaacctcccccagctgcatgAAGCACTGcatgccctcctccccctgcttcttGCGCCCATCACTCCCTAGCTACGGGGGGAGCTGCCCCTGCATTTgcccagggcaccattttccTTAACACCAGTCCTGCATGGGACTATACAGATATCTATACATGCAGCCAGCTCCGATTTCATTACAGCAAGGAACCCGCCTGAAAGTTTACCTCAGGTTGATACTGTATTGTGCCTTCTAAGTTTACAAAAGGCCTTGAGAGCTACACAACAGATCCATCTCTCCAGAGCTATGTTAAATATTTACACAACGCCACTGTTAAATGAAGTATTGAGGGAGGGAGAGACGACTGGAACCGCAGTGACATTCAACTACCCTTCTCCAGGGAACTGGATTCTCTGCCAGCGAGAACACCTCTTTATAACACCTCTTTAGGTGATGGACTGATTGCTTCTGTTTACACACCAGCAACTTCTAACAGTAGTGTGCAACTAGCTTCCAAGCCTCAATAATAATAGCAACCAAACTGCTCCTCTCCTCCGACTCTCCACGAATATCTCCTCCAGCTGGGAATGACACCCCAGCTCAAAATACAGACAGACCCTGAGAAGGCTGAAGTACCAAATAAAAGTGCTTTGTACATGTGATGAGGAACCACGAGTGTTAATCTTGAGTCACTTCCAGATCCCAAATGCCTCACCTTTTCCGTAGCTCAGAGTTGTCTCTCAGTGTTGGCTCACTGGCCGACAGTAGCTTTTGGAGAAACGTTCTAGCTTCCTTCCAAGCTTCGTGGCCCAACCCCATGAAGTCATTAAGGGTTGGCTAAAACACAGTATGAAGGTAGAGATGTGTGAGAGAACATTTGTTTTCTCAACTCCCTTTGCTGTACATGTGGGGTATCTCCTGTGTTACCAGTACTGAGATTACATTACTAATCCTGAAGTAACAGGCAGCTCCATGCACAGAGACCCTGCCTATCATGATCATTAATATGGTCttattgtttctttgtgctcccCCACTTGTCAACCAGTATACATCTGTTGTATCTGACTCATACTTAGATTGCAatgtcccttccccaaagagaatGTTTTTGTACAGCATTTATCACTATAGGGTCCTGATCTGTGCGATAGGTGCTCTtgcaaaccaaataaataaataaatcaaataataattaaaataatcatCCACCTACATCTTCAAATACCATGGAAGCTTGCAATGGCAAGACTAGTTGTGATCTGAGATATAAATTATATTCACCTCCCATGCAGAGAGCCAGCAAGGGCTATgtaccacttaaatcccacttaatCCAAGTTGTTTCCTCTTGGAGATTCTTCCTTATGAAGATGCCAGAAATGTAGGGGTTTAAGTGGGACTGGAGTGGTGTATAAATCTTGGTACTGGCCCTCTGAACTCGGTAGATTTCACTCCGTAGTGCACTTCTTAATCAACAGAAAGAAACTTTTAGGAGAGCTCATTTATTTTACTTCTGTCTAAATTTTAAATTGCAGGTGCTCTTTGTTAGTGGCTCCATTCCTAAGCGATGTaggttccaattcagcaaagtgtgCGCTCCCCCTACACCTGCCACTTCTGCACAGGAAGGAGAGGCCTgcctgtgctttgctgaattggggccatagtCAGACCATCTAACTCTCTGCTTCTGTGGATTGCTGCAGAATCATCTGAGTAGCCATGTGCACTCAGTGCCAACCCAGCACTGTTACACTCCAGTTTTAAGCCAGTAATTCCATTCAGCAGAGTTACACTGACATGAAACAAGATCACCACAATGGTGAATCAGTCCCAATtccccatgccccccacccctttaaaaaaaaaaaaaaaggacaaaccAGCAACTCAAGCATGCACATGTAAACTACCACAATGCTCTCGATCAGAGTCTGGGTCACTAAAATTTCACATGACAATTCATTTAAAACATGGTGGAGATGGACATTGTCAAATTGTATGATAAATACCTGGTCAAAGACATCCTGGTGCTTGGAGAGGGCTGGTCCACTAAAAAGATGTTTAATAGCACTCAGTTCCAATACCTGGTCTCCAATTGCCACCCCAATCCTGTGCCTAGGCTACAATTGGAAAAAAACGTGTTTATACCTGTGACCAATAATGCTCTTATGAGGGTTCTGGGGAAAAACAAGGGAGTACAAGGAGTTTAAGTGGGGCAGGAGTTGAGGCGCTACCTTGGTGCCTACCTTACCATAGTTATAATTGATGGACAAAggctgctgattttaaaatttaaGAGGAAGGCAGGGGAAGCTGCattattttttttggcaaattcCTCACAGATTTTGAGGGTGGAAGGACACCCTT
The Lepidochelys kempii isolate rLepKem1 chromosome 10, rLepKem1.hap2, whole genome shotgun sequence DNA segment above includes these coding regions:
- the FAH gene encoding fumarylacetoacetase isoform X2, with translation MSFIQIEENSDFPLQNLPYGVFSTEEKPRHRIGVAIGDQVLELSAIKHLFSGPALSKHQDVFDQPTLNDFMGLGHEAWKEARTFLQKLLSASEPTLRDNSELRKRAFVPQASTIMHLPAKIGDYTDFYSSRQHATNVGIMFRGKENALMPNWLHLPVGYHGRASSVVVSGTPIQRPVGQMQPDDAKPPVFGACKLLDIELEMAFFVGPGNEFGKPIPVDTAHEHIFGMVLMNDWSARDIQKWEYVPLGPFLGKSFGTTISPWVVTMEALMPFVLPNPVQVPKPLPYLCDEEPYAFDINLFVAIKGEGMSNPATICKSNFKTNTAATLKPVISFWTSLQYMYWTMKQQLAHHSINGCNLRPGDLLASGTISGPDPENFGSLLEMSWKGTKVIDLGNGHSRKFLQDGDEVIITVGTFLVIRTMKTQ
- the FAH gene encoding fumarylacetoacetase isoform X1, coding for MSFIQIEENSDFPLQNLPYGVFSTEEKPRHRIGVAIGDQVLELSAIKHLFSGPALSKHQDVFDQPTLNDFMGLGHEAWKEARTFLQKLLSASEPTLRDNSELRKRAFVPQASTIMHLPAKIGDYTDFYSSRQHATNVGIMFRGKENALMPNWLHLPVGYHGRASSVVVSGTPIQRPVGQMQPDDAKPPVFGACKLLDIELEMAFFVGPGNEFGKPIPVDTAHEHIFGMVLMNDWSARDIQKWEYVPLGPFLGKSFGTTISPWVVTMEALMPFVLPNPVQVPKPLPYLCDEEPYAFDINLFVAIKGEGMSNPATICKSNFKTNTAATLKPVISFWTSLQYMYWTMKQQLAHHSINGCNLRPGDLLASGTISGPDPENFGSLLEMSWKGTKVIDLGNGHSRKFLQDGDEVIITGHCQGNGYRVGFGQCSGKVLPAISVP
- the FAH gene encoding fumarylacetoacetase isoform X3 yields the protein MSFIQIEENSDFPLQNLPYGVFSTEEKPRHRIGVAIGDQVLELSAIKHLFSGPALSKHQDVFDQPTLNDFMGLGHEAWKEARTFLQKLLSASEPTLRDNSELRKRAFVPQASTIMHLPAKIGDYTDFYSSRQHATNVGIMFRGKENALMPNWLHLPVGYHGRASSVVVSGTPIQRPVGQMQPDDAKPPVFGACKLLDIELEMAFFVGPGNEFGKPIPVDTAHEHIFGMVLMNDWSARDIQKWEYVPLGPFLGKSFGTTISPWVVTMEALMPFVLPNPVQVPKPLPYLCDEEPYAFDINLFVAIKGEGMSNPATICKSNFKYMYWTMKQQLAHHSINGCNLRPGDLLASGTISGPDPENFGSLLEMSWKGTKVIDLGNGHSRKFLQDGDEVIITGHCQGNGYRVGFGQCSGKVLPAISVP
- the FAH gene encoding fumarylacetoacetase isoform X4 yields the protein MSLTRAFVPQASTIMHLPAKIGDYTDFYSSRQHATNVGIMFRGKENALMPNWLHLPVGYHGRASSVVVSGTPIQRPVGQMQPDDAKPPVFGACKLLDIELEMAFFVGPGNEFGKPIPVDTAHEHIFGMVLMNDWSARDIQKWEYVPLGPFLGKSFGTTISPWVVTMEALMPFVLPNPVQVPKPLPYLCDEEPYAFDINLFVAIKGEGMSNPATICKSNFKTNTAATLKPVISFWTSLQYMYWTMKQQLAHHSINGCNLRPGDLLASGTISGPDPENFGSLLEMSWKGTKVIDLGNGHSRKFLQDGDEVIITGHCQGNGYRVGFGQCSGKVLPAISVP